In Sphaeramia orbicularis chromosome 3, fSphaOr1.1, whole genome shotgun sequence, a genomic segment contains:
- the LOC115417172 gene encoding gap junction delta-2 protein-like, with protein MTEWTLLKRLLDAVHQHSTMIGRLWLTVMVIFRLLIVAVATEDVYTDEQEMFVCNTLQPGCSTVCYDAFAPISQPRFWVFHIISVSTPSLCFIIYTWHNLSKLPHNATQRQGQGQGDFPGPDLGQDSGREAYDRSCDSDSCSIRSHKHLGHSLADVLEGITIQNLNTNNTVSLNQAPACTFKEGNAEVVSGGVLSKCYIFHVCLRAVLEVGFVLAQWKLFGFQVPVHFLCTSPPCSQPVDCYVSRPTEKTIFLLFMFCVGVFCILLNLLELNHLGWKKIRQVVRLRERGAWGGCSGNRRGYETFLPDSPSPTSSMGFRDVTSTTSFPTLNLVVGHQPNWTCAANCGKGKETQEVREMRPGQPKRQDLHKGEKQPLRSKRENRGSKQRSTEVWI; from the coding sequence ATGACGGAGTGGACTCTGCTCAAACGTCTCCTGGATGCCGTTCACCAGCATTCCACCATGATCGGCCGCCTCTGGCTCACCGTCATGGTCATCTTCCGGCTGCTCATCGTTGCCGTGGCGACCGAGGATGTGTACACCGACGAGCAGGAGATGTTCGTGTGCAACACCCTGCAGCCCGGTTGCTCCACCGTCTGCTACGATGCGTTCGCGCCCATCTCGCAGCCTCGTTTTTGGGTCTTCCACATCATCAGCGTCTCCACTCCATCTCTTTGCTTCATCATCTACACGTGGCATAACCTGTCCAAGCTGCCCCACAACGCCACCCAGAGGCAGGGGCAAGGACAGGGAGACTTCCCCGGGCCAGATTTAGGACAAGACAGCGGTCGAGAGGCCTACGATCGGAGCTGCGACTCGGACAGCTGCTCCATCCGATCCCACAAACATCTAGGTCACAGCTTAGCAGATGTACTGGAGGGTATCACGATCCAGAACCTCAACACCAACAACACCGTGTCCTTGAACCAGGCCCCAGCGTGCACCTTCAAGGAGGGGAATGCGGAGGTAGTTTCTGGAGGAGTTCTGTCCAAATGTTACATCTTCCATGTGTGTTTAAGGGCCGTCCTGGAGGTGGGCTTCGTCCTGGCTCAGTGGAAGCTCTTTGGGTTCCAGGTGCCGGTCCATTTCCTCTGCACCTCCCCCCCTTGCAGCCAGCCGGTGGACTGTTACGTCTCCAGGCCGACTGAGAAGACCATCTTCCTGCTCTTTATGTTCTGCGTTGGGGTGTTTTGCATCCTGCTAAACTTACTGGAGCTTAACCACCTGGGATGGAAGAAGATCCGGCAGGTGGTCAGGTTACGGGAAAGGGGGGCTTGGGGAGGCTGTTCGGGAAATAGAAGAGGGTATGAAACCTTCCTTCCCGACAGCCCCTCCCCAACATCCTCTATGGGCTTCAGGGACGTTACCAGCACCACCTCGTTTCCGACTTTGAATCTGGTTGTGGGACACCAGCCGAACTGGACCTGTGCTGCAAACTGTGGCAAAGGAAAGGAAACTCAGGAGGTCCGGGAGATGAGACCAGGACAACCAAAGAGACAAGACCTCCATAAAGGGGAGAAGCAACCTCTGAGGAGTAAGAGGGAGAACAGAGGGTCTAAGCAGAGGAGTACTGAGGTCTGGATATAA